In one Colletotrichum destructivum chromosome 2, complete sequence genomic region, the following are encoded:
- a CDS encoding Putative NADH-quinone oxidoreductase, chain I, 4Fe-4S ferredoxin-type, iron-sulfur binding protein, with protein MPSAAQLPVTMLALASTRPIARSSMQQHVGRLMAANAVRTYASPAGPPPPNFRIKRHQTWDEDQESTLNKLGRYFLMSEMARGMYVLMEQFFRPPYTIFYPFEKGPISPRFRGEHALRRYPSGEERCIACKLCEAICPAQAITIEAEERADGSRRTTRYDIDMTKCIYCGFCQESCPVDAIVESPNAEYATETREELLYNKEKLLSNGDKWEPELAAVIRADAPYR; from the exons atGCCTTCCGCGGCGCAGCTCCCCGTCACCATGCTGGCCCTggcgtcaacaaggccgATCGCCAGAAGTTCCATGCAGCAGCACGTCGGCAGACTGAtggccgccaacgccgttCGCACCTACGCCTCGCCTGCCGGACCTCCGCCCCCCAACTTCCGCATCAAGAGACACCAGACTTGGGACGAGGACCAGGAGTCGACGCTGAACAAGCTGGGCCGCTACTTCCTCATGTCCGAGATGGCGAGGGGAATGTACGTCCTGATGGAGCAGTTCTTCCGTCCGCCCTACACCATCTTTTACCCCTTTGAGAAG GGCCCCATCTCCCCCCGGTTCCGCGGCGAGCACGCCCTACGGCGCTACCCGTCCGGAGAGGAGCGCTGCATCGCCTGCAAGCTCTGCGAGGCCATCTGCCCGGCCCaggccatcaccatcgaggccgaggagcgcgcCGACGGCTCCCGCCGCACCACCCGCTACGACATCGACATGACCAAGTGCATCTACTGCGGCTTCTGCCAGGAGTCGTGCCCCGttgacgccatcgtcgagtCCCCCAACGCCGAGTACGCCACCGAGACCCGCGAGGAACTGCTGTAcaacaaggagaagctccTGTCCAATGGCGACAAGTGGGAGCCTGAGCTGGCAGCTGTCATCCGCGCCGATGCCCCCTACAGATAA
- a CDS encoding Putative complex III assembly factor UQCC2/CBP6, which translates to MARSTSQAYRHFRTALALWPKDNLRPETQFNEIIQRGIERRYTTPNIVDEAKELKQVNALYALADDRFKKAFPLNGDLLQPASQPTYFQDLVRELEEAPTRGWLKNMSKKLSGMFRFQ; encoded by the exons ATGGCGCGTTCGACCAGC CAAGCCTATAGGCACTTCCGCACCGCCCTTGCCTTGTGGCCCAAGGACAACCTCCGCCCCGAGACCCAGTTCAACGAGATCATCCAGAGAGGCATCGAGAGGAGGTACACGACGCCCAAtatcgtcgacgaggccaaggagctcaagCAGGTGAATGCGCTGTACGCTCTTGCCGACGACCGCTTCAAGAAGGCG TTCCCCCTCAACGGTGACCTCCTTCAGCCCGCGAGCCAGCCGACCTACTTCCAAGACCTAGTGAGAGAGCTTGAGGAGGCCCCGACCCGAGGCTGGCTCAAGAACATGTCCAAGAAGTTGTCCGGCATGTTCCGGTTCCAATAG
- a CDS encoding Putative heterokaryon incompatibility, with the protein MQSVAHNAYHYAKELPAKGWFRLLKVQPSTVASKPLVCRLEAQRMANSDPYEALSYTWGEENANVSVGINDNSFLVRENLHAALLALRRKDRERALWVDAICINQGKETERNHQVWQMRGIYANASRVKVWLGDATEGSNRGMDLLRTFAQISPTATGQHIRSVQDFVSFYRPFLSLGDSPETFASLEEALKLLRRQWWTRIWTLQESVLGQETDCICGTEEVPINGFTQFSAFVVLAVSFGMWRGPPVDSTIQLRNAKWLEICWGMLFARSHGWRSDQEG; encoded by the exons ATGCAGTCGGTGGCCCACAATGCATACCACTATGCGAAGGAACTTCCTGCAAAAGGATGGTTCCGGCTGCTCAAGGTCCAACCGTCGACTGTCGCATCCAAACCGCTCGTATGCCGTCTGGAGGCGCAAAGAATGGCCAACTCGGACCCATACGAGGCTCTCTCCTACACCTGGGGAGAGGAGAATGCGAATGTTTCTGTCGGCATCAACGACAACTCGTTCTTGGTCCGCGAGAACTTGCATGCGGCGCTTCTCGCGCTACGGCGCAAAGATCGCGAGCGGGCACTTTGGGTAGATGCAATCTGCATAAACCAGGGGAAGGAGACTGAGAGAAATCACCAGGTTTGGCAGATGAGGGGGATATACGCCAACGCTTCTCGCGTTAAAGTCTGGCTAGGAGATGCGACGGAGGGTTCGAACCGGGGCATGGATCTGCTTCGAACTTTCGCCCAGATAtcaccgacggcgacagGACAGCACATCAGATCGGTCCAGGATTTTGTTTCATTCTACAGGCCCTTTCTTTCACTGGGGGACTCTCCGGAAACCTTTGCCAGCCTCGAAGAGGCATTGAAGCTGTTGAGACGACAGTGGTGGACCAGAATCTGGACGCTTCAAGAAAGCGTGCTAGGCCAAGAAACCGACTGCATATGCGGCACTGAAGAGGTTCCCATCAACGGCTTTACACAGTTCTCCGCTTTTGTCGTTCTTGCTGTCAGCTTTGGCATGTGGCGTGGCCCTCCCGTTGACTCGACCATCCAGCTCCGGAATgccaagtggctggagaTATGTTGGGGAATG CTATTTGCACGGAGCCATGGATGGCGAAGTGATCAAGAAGGTTGA
- a CDS encoding Putative protein-L-isoaspartate(D-aspartate) O-methyltransferase — protein sequence MAWRSSGATNEELVENMWKRGLIKDQRVKDAFLKVDRAHYAPGAPYEDSPQSIGHKATISAPHMHATAAESLLPHILPSDKKPAPRVLDIGSGSGYLTHLLAELAGEKGLVVGLEHIQALRDLGEKNMGKSAEGRELLESGRVKFHIGDGRKGWTEPPKGCEEAAGTGWDAIHVGAAAVELHQDLVDQLRAPGRMFIPVEDDNGHGQYVWAVDKKEDGSVVKERLFGVRYVPLTDAPKP from the exons ATGGCCTGGCGAAGCTCCGGCGCGACAAATGAGGAACTGGTGGAGAACATGTGGAAGCGTGGGCTTATCAAGGACCAAAGGGTCAAGGACGCATTTCTCAAG GTTGATCGCGCACACTACGCCCCCGGCGCGCCATACGAAGACTCGCCCCAATCCATAGGTCACAAGGCCACCATTTCAGCTCCCCATATGcatgccaccgccgccgaatCCCTTCTTCCACACATCCTTCCCTCCGACAAGAAGCCCGCGCCGCGGGTGCTCGATATTGGCTCTGGGTCGGGTTACCTAACacacctcctcgccgagctcgcgggAGAGAAGGGGCTCGTGGTGGGGCTGGAGCATATTCAGGCGCTgcgcgatctcggcgagaAGAACATGGGCAAGAGCGCCGAGGGACGGGAACTGCTCGAAAGCGGTCGGGTGAAGTTCCATATCGGCGACGGGCGGAAGGGGTGGACCGAGCCACCAAAGGGCTGCGAAGAGGCGGCCGGGACCGGGTGGGATGCCAtccacgtcggcgccgctgcGGTGGAGCTTCACCAGGACTTGGTGGATCAGCTCAGGGCTCCGGGGAG GATGTTCATTCctgtcgaggacgacaacggccacggccagTACGTGTGGGCAGttgacaagaaggaggatggGTCTGTTGTCAAGGAAAGGCTGTTTGGCGTTCGATATGTGCCACTGACTGATGCGCCCAAACCGTAA
- a CDS encoding Putative Acyl carrier protein (ACP) — translation MFRTAVLRSAAAATRAIRPAVQQSAPLARRSLVAPRSAFRAAAPKAISVRMYSSATGLNQQEVEGRIMALLQGFDKVNDPANIKPNAHFANDLGLDSLDTVEVVMAIEEEFSIEIPDKDADTIHSIDKAVEYIVSQPDAH, via the exons ATGTTCCGTACAGCAGTCCTCCGttccgcggccgccgctACGCGCGCCATCCGTCCCGCCGTCCAGCAGTCCGCTCCTCTCGCCCGGAGATCCCTCGTCGCGCCCCGTTCTGCcttccgcgccgccgcccccaagGCCATCTCCGTCCGCATGTACTCTTCCGCCACCGGCCTGAACCAGCAGGAGGTCGAGGGTCGCATCATGGCCCTCCTCCAGGGTTTCGACAAGGTCAACGACCCGGCCAAC ATCAAGCCCAACGCCCACTTCGCCAacgaccttggccttgacagCTTGGACACCGTCGAGGTTGTCATGGCTATTGAGGAGGAGTTCAGCATTGAGATCCCCGACAAGGATGCCGACACCATCCACTCGA TCGACAAGGCGGTCGAGTACATCGTTAGCCAGCCCGATGCCCACTAA
- a CDS encoding Putative mitochondrial carrier protein — protein sequence MSTATSATAATKDESQPIKKGGPTVLRSILAGSTAGAVEIAITYPAEFAKTRSQLNRNLTAGQKLPWPPFGAQWYAGCTTLIIGNSLKAGIRFVAFDQYKTLLADADGKISGPKTVLAGFGAGVTESALAVTPFESIKTTLIDDKKSGKPRMRGFLSAVPIIARERGLRGFFQGFVPTTARQAANSAVRFSAYNMLKQLAESYTAPGEKLGAVGTFAMGGIAGLITVYATQPLDTIKTRMQSITARTQYGNSFRCAAMILKQEGVLTLWSGALPRLARLVVSGGLVFTMYEKSMDLMNKVDPEGRYI from the exons aTGTCGACCGCGACCAGTGCCACCGCGGCGACCAAGGATGAGTCGCAGCCCATTAAGAAGGGCGGGCCCACGGTCCTGCGATCCATTCTGGCTGGGTCCACGGCCGGCGCTGTTGAGATTG CCATTACCTACCCTGCCGAGT TTGCCAAAACCCGTTCGCAGCTGAACCGGAACTTGACTGCTGGACAGAAGCTGCCGTGGCCGCCTTTCGGAGCGCAGTGGTATGCCGGCTGCACGACGCTGATTATTGGCAACTCGCTCAAAGCGGGCATTC GATTTGTTGCCTTTGACCAGTACAAGACGCtccttgccgacgccgatggcaAAATCTCCGGGCCCAAGACGGTgctcgccggcttcggcgccggtgtAACGGAATCGGCCCTCGCCGTGACGCCGTTCGAGAGCATCAAGACCACGCT gatcgacgacaagaagTCGGGCAAACCCCGAATGCGCGGCTTCCTCAGTGCCGTCCCCATCATCGCCCGTGAGCGCGGCCTCCGCGGTTTCTTCCAAGGCTTTGTGCCTACGACGGCGCGACAGGCGGCGAACAGCGCAGTCCGGTTCAGCGCGTACAACATGCTcaagcagctggccgagtcCTACACGGCGCCGGGGGAGAAGCTGGGCGCCGTCGGAACCTTCGCCATGGGTGGCATCGCGGGCCTGATCACGGTCTACGCGACGCAGCCGCTCGACACGATCAAGACGCGTATGCAGAGCATCACGGCGCGGACGCAGTACGGCAACTCGTTCCGCTGCGCGGCCATGATCCTGAAGCAGGAGGGGGTGCTGACGCTGTGGAGTGGCGCACTGCCGCGACTGGCGCGTCTGGTTGTAAGCGGCGGGCTGGTGTTCACCATGTACGAGAAGAGTATGGACCTGATGAACAAGGTGGACCCAGAGGGAAGATACATCTAG
- a CDS encoding Putative Zinc finger, CCCH-type: MPSTNGPEYRHMRSGSVNIQNQNQNGHPSPIMSPMPSTASTASASASASAARFDGPRSPPNTSHVPCKFFRQGACQAGNACPFSHDLGAAAENICKYFAKGNCKFGPKCANIHVLPDGRRINYGKNGVTIGTSPIALGGRINPTSAANYHPTSALTSGLYREGVPPYTSAYPYGDERQHQLSGQPGLDNGLPTIDTTYSHPGSNYGSPRDDDASRFGLGLSPVNANGLSVLDAPLPASFDSQGMSNAARFPAAPWPSSVPSKFGIESPTPSLSNAKDSRTSETLKMLHTSAFGGSEYLAAANVTASSSPPSQPEEYFGKRTMHSSRYAKPKMMSSSMPKTTAVDHDWEADFGFLEEDCVPHNLQDLLTPTEKARRGSLRTVDGEPGSENATKFGSPIGGASPSRWGPLFQRQKEEELGTHKHGPSAFGHVGSPLRNSVLSNEMGHGSAMARPIGSRAGSDPMSALTQQLQRTRLGDDGSSSPHLHPLTAAGRAPSNGGAGPIGKDRDRVMERHVSSGSISSSVTGRYTTPIDEEDPAFVFNMEDEEDQSAARTRKRGSAGFGIGGGWSYANALSNKGAASGSGLAKEQREPSVSVETVGGR; the protein is encoded by the exons ATGCCTTCAACCAACGGCCCCGAATATCGCCATATGCGCAGTGGCAGCGTCAACATTCAGAATCAGAACCAGAATGGCCACCCCAGCCCCATCATGAGTCCGATGCCCTCCACCGCATCCACTGCatccgcctccgcctccgcctcggccgccagaTTCGACGGTCCGCGGAGTCCACCCA ACACATCACACGTTCCCTGTAAATTCTTCCGACAAGGCGCCTGTCAAGCTGGCAATGCTTGTCCCTTTAGCCACGATCTCGGTGCCGCAGCCGAGAACATTTGCAAGTACTTTGCCAAG GGCAATTGCAAATTCGGTCCGAAATGCGCAAACATCCACGTTCTACCCGACGGTCGACGCATCAACTACGGCAAGAACGGCGTCACCATCGGCACCTCTCCGATAGCCCTGGGTGGACGAATCAACCCGACTTCCGCTGCCAACTACCACCCAACCAGCGCCCTGACATCCGGCCTCTACCGAGAAGGCGTCCCTCCCTACACCTCGGCATACCCGTACGGTGATGAGAGACAGCACCAATTGAGCGGCCAGCCAGGTCTCGACAATGGCCTGCCCACCATCGATACGACCTATTCCCACCCCGGCTCCAACTACGGCTCACcccgtgacgacgacgcatcCAGgttcggcctcggcctgtcTCCCGTCAACGCTAACGGCCTTTCCGTACTTGATGCGCCGCTACCCGCCTCTTTCGATTCCCAGGGCATGTCCAACGCCGCCCGCTTCCCTGCCGCTCCGTGGCCCTCGTCCGTGCCCTCCAAGTTCGGCATTGAATCTCCTACGCCCTCCTTGAGCAACGCCAAGGATTCGCGAACCTCGGAGACTCTGAAAATGCTCCACACATCTGCCTTTGGTGGCAGCGAGTACCTCGCAGCAGCCAACGTGACCGCTTCCAGCAGCCCTCCCAGCCAGCCCGAGGAGTACTTCGGCAAGCGCACCATGCACTCGAGCCGATACGCGAAGCCCAAGATGATGAGCTCGAGCATGCCCAAGACGACCGCCGTCGACCATGACTGGGAGGCCGACTTCGGATTTTTGGAAGAGGATTGCGTGCCGCACAACTTGCAGGACCTCCTGACGCCAACCGAGAAAGCCCGCCGTGGATCCTTGCGCACTGTCGATGGCGAGCCGGGCAGCGAGAACGCGACCAAGTTCGGCAGTCCTATCGGCGGCGCGAGCCCGAGCAGATGGGGCCCGCTGTTCCAGCgccagaaggaggaggaactCGGCACCCACAAGCATGGGCCTTCGGCCTTTGGTCATGTCGGAAGTCCTCTCCGGAACTCGGTGCTCTCCAACGAAATGGGCCACGGCAGCGCCATGGCTCGACCCATCGGATCCCGTGCTGGCAGCGATCCCATGTCGGCCCTGACCCAGCAACTCCAGCGAACGcgcctgggcgacgacgggagCAGCAGCCCACACCTGCACCCTCTGacagccgccggccgcgctCCGAGCAATGGTGGCGCTGGGCCCATCGGCAAGGACCGGGACCGCGTGATGGAGCGTCACGTATCGAGCGGGTCTATCAGCTCGTCGGTCACCGGACGATACACGACCCCgatcgacgaggaggacccCGCCTTTGTGTTCAacatggaggacgaggaagatcAGTCCGCTGCACGTACCCGTAAGCGCGGGTCGGCCGGCTTTGGCATCGGGGGCGGATGGAGCTACGCGAACGCGCTTTCCAACAAGGGCGCTGCATCTGGATCCGGCCTGGCCAAGGAGCAAAGGGAGCCATCTGTCAGCGTCGAGACCGTAGGCGGGCGCTGA
- a CDS encoding Putative pectate lyase PlyH/PlyE, pectin lyase/virulence factor — translation MYFSKTGIIAMLAALPSTLACLGYEGGVPTATSTKTNSKYIEVKAGEVYDGGWARFDRGSGACNSGEGGQADAVFLLRRGATLKNAIIGKNQKEGVHCDGPCTLEFVWFEDVCEDAISVKNDKAGDHTWIIGGGAYKAGDKIIQHNGCGTVNIINFYANDYGKVYRSCGNCSSQCKRNVYVEGVTAYGGGEIVGINSNYGDTATLKNVCTDAKVKCQMYTGCAGGCEPSKSGVCSG, via the exons ATGTACTTTTCCAAAACCGGCATCATCGCAATGCTGGCGGCTCTGCCAAGCACCCTCGCCTGTCTCGGATACGAAGGCGGTGTTCCTACAGCCACATCCACGAAGACCAACAGCAAGTACATCGAagtcaaggccggcgaggtctACGATGGTGGCTGGGCTAGGTTCGACCGTGGCTCCGGTGCCTGCAACAGTGGCGAAGGAG GTCAAGCTGATGCCgtcttccttcttcgtcgtggAGCTACTCTGAAGAACGCAATCATTGGCAAGAACCAAAAAGAGGGCGTTCACTGTGATGGGCCTTGCACCCTGGAGTTCGTCTGGTTCGAGGATGTTTGCGAAGATGCCATCTCAGTT AAGAACGATAAGGCTGGTGATCACACCTGGATCATCGGTGGCGGTGCCTACAAGGCCGGTGACAAGATCATCCAGCACAACGGTTGTGGTACCGTGAAC ATCATCAATTTCTACGCCAACGACTATGGCAAGGTCTACCGTTCTTGCGGCAAC TGCAGCAGCCAATGCAAGCGAAACGTCTACGTCGAAGGCGTTACGGCGtacggaggcggcgagatCGTCGGTATCAACTCCAACTATGGCGATACCGCTACTCTCAAGAATGTTTGCACCGATGCCAAGGTCAAGTGCCAGATGTACACTGGATGTGCTGGGGGCTGCGAGCCCTCGAAGTCCGGTGTTTGCTCTGGATAA
- a CDS encoding Putative glycoside hydrolase, family 43, concanavalin A-like lectin/glucanase domain superfamily encodes MHSLRLWVSTALALAATASGQGNITNTERVEAALAALTITNLDDVRGNIHLPATSDGLTVTWESNSSSVITSSGVVQRQTENTPVALTASINHEGVSQTRELVASVRKAVSLDPFEGYAFSYFTGSSRAGENIFFAASEGNNALEWTELNGGQPAITSSYGTKGLRDPFLIRSPEGDTFYLIATDLSIGSGTSWGDAVRIGSRYLEVWESHDLKTWSEQRHILVSPPEAGNTWAPEAYYDEELGAYLVFWASSLYEASDVNRTGSTYHRMLYATTRDFVTFSETSVWQDAGMSRIDSTVIKSADTYYRFTKDEGASGTGCSDIIQESSGSLRSTLDSWTIIDSCIGRKAGTSAVEGPTAFKSNTNDVHGEKFYLFVDEYGGRGYIPLETTDIGNPEWKVSASYNLPTSPRHGTVIPVTAAELAALKEPAPARRAVNADGEILRYDFSTVDGTQLQDVSGNGNHAAISGGASVVDGALTFDGVDDFVQLPNNILSGVEDTAIEAEVFLDASQQTPYFIYGLGNTAASGNGNGYLFATGSPYRASITTGDWSTERTAASSSSLPQGTWLHLVYTITGRTSAIYLNGYEVARNENVNIDPRNIGNGVTTANYIGKSVYSGDKLFKGQIREFAIFNRSMTAAEVLSRSGNVGAITGVSLADSSALKVPAIIDTTASTVLFAVQPGTDLTALAPTFITTEGVISSPASGTTVDLSAGVKYLLEKDGESVAEWTVSAVEMGSPILPGLYADPNVAVFNGVYYIYVTSDGVPGWGGNTFYSWKSTDLVTWTRGDEPFLTLDGANGNVPWATGNAWAPTIAERNGKYYFYFSGHNAALNTKTIGVAVADAPEGPFTAEPEAMILNSEAITASQAIDPAAFHDPVSGKYYIYWGNGRPLVAELNDNMISVNWDTLQAMSGLVEFREGLFVVYRDGLYHLTYSIDDTGSENYRVGYATSASFAGPWAYHGVILQKDPSQGILGTGHNSMFNVPGTDDWYIVYHRFAIPGGGGYRRETAIDRVTFDPETGLINPVVPTLTSVGPQTVPHKFRRMSRVMRL; translated from the coding sequence ATGCACTCCCTTCGACTCTGGGTGTCCACCGCACTCGCTCTTGCAGCAACTGCGAGCGGCCAAGGAaacatcaccaacaccgaACGAGTTGAAGCTGCTCTAGCCGCTCTCACAATCACCAACCTCGATGACGTCCGCGGCAACATTCACTTGCCTGCCACCTCGGATGGGCTGACCGTAACGTGGGAAAGTAActcgtcgtccgtcatcACAAGCAGTGGTGTCGTCCAAAGACAGACTGAGAACACCCCAGTCGCGCTTACAGCATCGATCAACCACGAGGGTGTTTCCCAGACACGAGAGCTCGTTGCCTCAGTGCGCAAAGCCGTGTCACTCGACCCATTCGAGGGCTATGCGTTCTCCTACTTTACTGGGAGCTCCCGCGCTGGCGAGAACATCTTCTTCGCGGCCAGTGAGGGAAACAATGCGCTGGAGTGGACGGAGCTAAACGgtggccagccagccatcaCCTCGTCTTACGGCACCAAGGGACTGCGAGACCCTTTCCTCATCCGATCACCCGAGGGTGACACATTTTACCTCATCGCCACGGATCTCTCCATCGGCTCTGGGACGTCTTGGGGCGACGCGGTACGCATCGGAAGCCGCTACCTCGAAGTTTGGGAGTCTCATGACCTCAAGACCTGGTCTGAGCAACGCCATATCCTAGTCTCTCCACCCGAGGCTGGAAACACCTGGGCTCCCGAAGCATACTACGATGAGGAACTCGGTGCCTACCTGGTCTTCTGGGCTTCGTCTCTTTACGAGGCCAGCGATGTAAACCGGACAGGCAGCACCTACCACCGCATGCTGTACGCAACGACCCGCGACTTCGTCACCTTCAGCGAGACGTCAGTGTGGCAGGACGCCGGTATGTCAAGAATCGACTCAACCGTCATCAAGTCCGCGGACACCTACTACCGCTTCACCAAGGATGAGGGCGCCAGCGGCACTGGTTGCAGTGACATTATCCAGGAGAGCTCGGGATCTCTCCGATCTACGCTGGACTCGTGGACCATCATCGACTCATGCATCGGCCGAAAGGCTGGCACCAGCGCAGTCGAGGGCCCGACCGCTTTCAAGTCCAACACGAATGACGTCCACGGCGAGAAATTCTACCTCTTCGTTGACGAGTACGGTGGACGCGGCTACATCCCGCTAGAGACTACTGACATTGGAAACCCGGAATGGAAGGTCTCTGCATCCTACAACCTGCCGACCAGCCCGCGACACGGAACCGTCATCCcggtcaccgccgccgagcttgCCGCTCTGAAGGAGCCTGCACCGGCTCGCAGAGCTGTCAACGCCGATGGCGAGATCCTCCGCTACGACTTCTCGACGGTCGATGGCACGCAGCTTCAGGATGTTTCGGGCAACGGGAATCACGCTGCGATCAGCGGTGGTGCTTCGGTTGTTGACGGCGCTCTCACGTtcgacggtgtcgacgacTTCGTTCAGCTGCCCAACAACATTCTCTCTGGCGTGGAGGATACTGCAATTGAGGCCGAGGTTTTCCTTGATGCTTCCCAGCAAACTCCCTACTTCATCTACGGCCTTGGTAAtaccgccgcctccggcaacggcaacggaTACTTGTTTGCTACGGGAAGCCCCTACAGAGCGAGCATCACCACTGGGGACTGGTCCACCGAGAGAACCGCGGCCTCCAGTTCTTCCTTGCCGCAGGGTACCTGGCTACATTTGGTGTACACAATCACTGGACGTACCTCCGCGATCTACTTGAACGGCTACGAGGTGGCTCGGAACGAGAATGTGAACATCGACCCCAGGAACATCGGCAACGGCGTCACGACTGCCAATTACATTGGCAAGTCTGTCTACTCCGGGGACAAGCTTTTCAAGGGCCAGATCCGCGAGttcgccatcttcaacagATCCAtgaccgccgccgaggttctCTCCCGCTCTGGAAACGTGGGGGCCATCACCGGAGTTTCTCTCGCCGACTCCTCTGCGCTCAAGGTCCCAGCCATCATTGACACCACTGCTAGCACGGTCTTGTTCGCGGTCCAGCCTGGTACCGACCTAACTGCCCTTGCGCCGACCTTCATCACCACCGAGGGCGtgatctcgtcgccggcttctGGTACCACTGTTGATCTCAGTGCCGGAGTCAAGTACCTCTTGGAGAAGGATGGCGAGTCTGTGGCAGAATGGACCGTCAGCGCTGTCGAGATGGGCAGCCCCATCTTGCCTGGCCTCTACGCGGACCccaacgtcgccgtcttcaacgGCGTGTACTACATTTATGTGACTTCCGACGGCGTTCCCGGCTGGGGCGGAAATACCTTCTACTCGTGGAAGTCGACAGATCTAGTTACCTGGACCCGCGGAGACGAGCCTTTCCTGACTCTCGACGGCGCGAACGGCAACGTCCCCTGGGCCACCGGTAACGCATGGGCACCAACCATTGCTGAGCGCAATGGCAAGTACTACTTCTACTTCAGCGGCCACAACGCGGCACTGAACACCAAGACCATCGGTGTCGCGGTTGCCGATGCTCCCGAAGGCCCCTTCaccgccgagcccgaggccatGATCCTCAACAGCGAGGCCATCACCGCGTCCCAAGCCATCGACCCTGCAGCTTTCCACGACCCCGTCTCCGGGAAGTACTACATCTACTGGGGCAACGGTCGCCCTCTCGTGGCAGAACTCAACGACAACATGATCTCGGTCAACTGGGACACGCTTCAGGCCATGAGTGGTCTGGTGGAGTTCCGGGAGGGGCTCTTCGTCGTGTACCGGGACGGCCTCTACCATCTCACATACTCCATCGACGACACTGGCTCCGAGAACTACCGTGTCGGCTATGCCACCTCCGCATCCTTCGCAGGGCCATGGGCGTACCATGGCGTGATCTTGCAAAAGGATCCATCCCAGGGGATCCTCGGCACGGGTCACAACTCCATGTTCAACGTCCCCGGCACGGATGATTGGTACATCGTCTACCACCGTTTCGCCATCCCTGGTGGCGGTGGTTACCGACGCGAGACCGCCATTGACCGCGTCACCTTTGACCCTGAGACAGGCTTGATCAACCCTGTCGTTCCTACTCTCACCAGCGTTGGGCCGCAAACTGTTCCTCACAAGTTCCGCCGCATGTCTAGAGTGATGCGTTTGTGA